In a genomic window of Pedobacter sp. KBS0701:
- a CDS encoding LysR family transcriptional regulator — protein sequence MSYQIELRHLKYFQVLAEELKFRKAADRLFISQPGLSRQIKQMEEIFNAPLFDRDKKKVTLTEAGLYLKDEVDFLFSHIENIKKQLTNITEGKQGELRIGFLGSAAQKIVPEVIFKLNKDFPEIRTNLDEMPNKLQIELLEKDMLDMGFVRMQQFKPGISKHMIHQDTFSLVLPKSHPIKMASFEAVKKLGDEPFIFFSSDDSPFYYDLMMSICEDHGFKPKTYHKSVNALTIYKLVEEGLGIAIVPTGLQYGYQENVKFVELTHIPQRTELYMIWKESNRNPALKNVIKMLLKDSKKS from the coding sequence ATGAGTTATCAGATAGAACTAAGGCACTTAAAATATTTTCAGGTTTTGGCGGAGGAACTGAAATTTAGAAAAGCTGCCGACCGCCTGTTTATTTCCCAACCGGGATTAAGCCGGCAGATTAAACAAATGGAAGAAATTTTTAACGCTCCACTCTTTGATCGGGATAAGAAAAAAGTAACACTTACCGAAGCTGGCCTTTACCTTAAAGATGAAGTAGATTTTCTATTCAGCCATATCGAGAACATCAAAAAACAGTTAACCAATATTACAGAAGGCAAACAAGGTGAACTACGGATTGGATTTTTAGGCTCTGCAGCACAAAAAATTGTACCGGAAGTTATTTTTAAGCTAAACAAAGATTTTCCAGAGATCAGAACCAATCTGGATGAAATGCCTAATAAACTACAGATCGAATTACTGGAAAAAGACATGCTTGATATGGGTTTTGTGCGGATGCAGCAGTTTAAACCGGGCATTTCTAAACACATGATCCATCAGGATACTTTCTCGCTGGTGTTGCCTAAAAGTCATCCGATAAAAATGGCAAGTTTTGAAGCGGTAAAAAAACTCGGAGATGAGCCTTTCATTTTTTTCTCAAGCGATGACAGTCCATTCTATTACGACCTGATGATGAGTATATGTGAAGACCATGGCTTTAAACCCAAAACCTACCACAAATCAGTTAATGCGCTCACGATTTACAAACTGGTAGAAGAAGGTTTGGGCATAGCCATTGTGCCCACGGGACTGCAATATGGCTATCAGGAAAACGTGAAGTTTGTAGAACTCACGCACATTCCGCAAAGAACAGAGCTTTATATGATCTGGAAAGAATCTAACCGGAACCCGGCATTAAAAAATGTGATTAAAATGTTGTTGAAGGATTCAAAGAAGAGTTGA
- the hutH gene encoding histidine ammonia-lyase, whose translation MSGQQIFNYGTDHLTANLALAISNGEVKGTLSESTRAKVLESSRVVERIAVSGKAVYGINTGFGPLCTSMISAVDTRKLQENILKSHAVGVGEPIDSEISKLMLVLKLQALAQGYSGIKIETLDRMILFLETGATPVVPKQGSVGASGDLAPLSHLFLPLIGLGKVHYKGEIIATAQLLKEHEIQPLQLGPKEGLALINGTQFIAAHAVKVVQRLENVLNSADIIAALMIEGLQGSEKPFHPKLHQLRPYPANIAVAEQVRKLLQGSEIMESHANCAKVQDPYSLRCIPQVHGASRAAWMHLKEALEIELNSVTDNPVIFTDDLTISGGNFHGQPLALPLDYACLAASEIGNISDRRIYLSLEGNTPGVPKLLMKETGLNSGFMIVQYTSAALASENKGLCFPASADSIPTSLGQEDHVSMGSISGRKALQVIENVEKILGIELFCAAQAVDYHYPLKPGKILAAVHDFVRTEIDHFEEDQIMYDRMENAIQMVQQGKIVAAAIKAEQDLIKS comes from the coding sequence ATGAGTGGGCAACAGATTTTTAATTACGGTACAGATCATTTAACGGCTAACCTGGCTTTGGCCATCAGCAATGGTGAAGTGAAAGGCACATTAAGCGAAAGCACCCGGGCAAAAGTGCTCGAAAGCAGTAGGGTGGTGGAGCGGATTGCGGTTTCAGGTAAAGCAGTTTATGGTATCAATACTGGTTTCGGTCCCTTATGTACTTCCATGATTTCGGCCGTTGATACCCGTAAATTACAGGAGAATATTTTAAAGAGTCATGCTGTTGGCGTAGGCGAACCGATAGATAGCGAAATATCAAAACTGATGCTCGTTTTAAAACTGCAGGCATTAGCACAGGGCTATTCAGGCATCAAAATCGAAACGCTAGACCGGATGATCTTGTTTTTAGAAACCGGCGCTACACCAGTAGTGCCAAAACAAGGTTCTGTTGGTGCTTCCGGCGACTTAGCTCCATTATCACATCTATTTTTGCCCTTAATCGGTTTAGGTAAGGTGCATTATAAAGGCGAAATTATTGCCACAGCTCAACTTTTAAAAGAACATGAGATACAGCCTTTACAATTAGGTCCCAAAGAAGGTCTGGCTTTAATTAACGGGACGCAGTTTATTGCAGCGCATGCCGTTAAAGTAGTACAGCGTTTGGAAAATGTGCTCAATTCTGCTGATATTATTGCCGCATTAATGATTGAAGGCTTACAGGGATCAGAAAAACCTTTTCATCCAAAGCTCCATCAGTTAAGGCCTTACCCGGCAAATATTGCCGTGGCAGAACAGGTTCGAAAACTTTTGCAAGGTTCTGAAATCATGGAATCGCATGCCAATTGCGCTAAAGTACAGGATCCCTATTCATTAAGATGCATCCCTCAGGTGCATGGGGCTTCCAGAGCGGCATGGATGCATTTAAAAGAAGCTTTAGAAATCGAACTCAATTCGGTAACCGATAATCCGGTCATATTTACTGATGATTTAACCATCAGCGGAGGTAATTTCCATGGTCAGCCATTGGCTTTACCACTTGATTATGCCTGTTTAGCCGCTTCAGAAATCGGAAACATCAGCGATAGAAGGATTTACCTCTCTTTAGAAGGAAATACGCCTGGTGTGCCGAAATTGCTGATGAAAGAAACCGGATTAAATTCGGGTTTTATGATTGTTCAATATACCTCGGCAGCTCTGGCAAGCGAGAATAAAGGACTTTGTTTCCCGGCCAGTGCCGACAGTATTCCAACCTCGCTTGGTCAGGAAGATCATGTAAGCATGGGCTCCATCAGTGGGCGTAAAGCCTTACAGGTAATCGAAAATGTAGAAAAAATCCTTGGTATCGAGTTGTTCTGTGCTGCACAGGCTGTTGATTACCACTATCCATTGAAACCAGGAAAAATATTGGCTGCAGTGCACGATTTTGTCCGCACCGAAATTGATCATTTTGAAGAAGACCAGATCATGTACGATAGGATGGAAAATGCCATCCAAATGGTTCAGCAGGGGAAAATTGTTGCCGCTGCAATCAAAGCAGAACAGGATTTAATTAAGAGTTAA
- a CDS encoding urocanate hydratase — translation MDFKAQLLAGIPSVLPAKKIRNAQLSHAPVRRAVLNAAEKKLSIKNALRYFPEAWHQELAQEFLSELENYGHIYMYRFMPDYAIYARPISEYPCRTPHAAAIMLMIQNNLDQAIAQHPEELITYGGNGSVFQNWAQYLLTMQYLATMTDQQTLNIYSGHPQGLFPSSTAAPRVVVANGMMVPNYSSPEDLEKFNALGVTQYGQMTAGSYMYIGPQGIVHGTAITLMNAFRKKGFYGKDTAGKIFLTAGLGGMSGAQTKAGNLVGCITVCAEVNPKAASKRHQQGWVDELIDNLDELVKRVLLAQREKQTVSLAYIGNVVDVWERFDQVNIEVAIGSDQTSLHNPYSGGYYPAGLNFEEANEMIANAAEQFKLDVQASLKRHAASVNQHTAKGTYFFDYGNAFLLECSRAGADVMSENGIDFRYPSYVEDILGPLCFDYGFGPFRWVCASGDEKDLDLTDRVAKEVMEEIKLTAPSEIQQQLQDNINWITAAKENRLVVGSKARILYADAEGRAKIALRFNDAIKTGELSAPVILGRDHHDVSGTDSPFRETSNIYDGSRFTADMAIHNVIGDSFRGATWVSIHNGGGVGWGEVINGGFGMVLDGTEQAAEKLQNMLFYDVNNGIARRSWARNQEARFAIEREMERTGTLKVTLPNLVNEEVLDGLGI, via the coding sequence ATGGATTTTAAAGCACAGCTATTGGCAGGTATTCCTTCGGTTTTACCCGCAAAAAAAATAAGAAATGCGCAATTAAGCCATGCTCCGGTAAGGAGAGCGGTGTTAAATGCTGCGGAAAAAAAACTGAGCATTAAAAATGCACTGCGTTATTTCCCCGAAGCATGGCACCAGGAGCTTGCGCAAGAGTTTTTAAGTGAACTGGAAAACTACGGACACATTTACATGTACCGTTTTATGCCGGATTATGCCATTTATGCACGGCCAATAAGCGAGTATCCTTGTCGTACGCCACATGCTGCCGCCATTATGCTCATGATCCAGAATAATTTGGATCAGGCCATAGCACAGCACCCTGAAGAACTGATTACCTATGGTGGTAATGGCAGTGTGTTCCAAAATTGGGCGCAATATTTACTCACCATGCAATACCTTGCCACAATGACTGATCAGCAAACGCTGAATATTTACAGTGGACATCCTCAGGGATTATTTCCTTCCAGTACGGCTGCGCCAAGGGTAGTGGTTGCCAATGGCATGATGGTGCCGAATTATTCTTCGCCTGAAGATCTTGAAAAATTTAATGCCTTAGGAGTAACCCAATATGGACAGATGACCGCTGGATCGTACATGTATATCGGCCCCCAGGGCATTGTTCATGGCACGGCGATTACCTTAATGAATGCTTTCCGTAAAAAAGGTTTTTATGGAAAAGATACTGCCGGTAAAATTTTCCTTACGGCCGGTTTGGGTGGTATGAGTGGCGCTCAAACCAAAGCTGGTAATCTTGTGGGCTGTATTACGGTATGTGCCGAAGTGAATCCGAAAGCGGCCAGCAAAAGGCATCAGCAAGGTTGGGTAGATGAGCTGATTGATAATTTAGATGAACTGGTAAAAAGGGTTTTATTGGCCCAACGTGAAAAACAAACAGTCTCATTAGCATACATTGGTAATGTGGTCGATGTTTGGGAACGTTTTGATCAGGTAAATATTGAGGTTGCGATTGGTTCTGACCAAACTTCGCTTCATAATCCTTACTCCGGGGGCTATTATCCTGCAGGTTTAAATTTTGAAGAAGCCAATGAAATGATAGCCAATGCGGCTGAACAATTTAAACTTGACGTACAGGCTTCATTAAAAAGACATGCCGCCAGCGTTAATCAACATACTGCTAAAGGCACCTACTTTTTCGATTATGGAAATGCCTTTTTACTGGAATGCAGTAGGGCAGGTGCCGATGTGATGTCGGAAAATGGTATCGATTTTAGGTATCCGTCTTATGTAGAAGATATTTTGGGCCCCTTGTGTTTCGATTATGGTTTTGGTCCCTTTAGGTGGGTTTGTGCCTCTGGCGATGAAAAGGATCTCGATTTAACAGATCGCGTGGCGAAAGAAGTAATGGAAGAAATTAAACTTACTGCGCCCTCAGAAATACAGCAGCAATTACAGGATAATATTAACTGGATTACAGCAGCTAAAGAAAACAGGTTGGTGGTGGGCTCAAAGGCCCGCATTTTATATGCTGATGCCGAAGGTCGTGCAAAAATTGCACTGCGATTTAATGACGCCATTAAAACCGGCGAATTATCAGCCCCCGTAATTTTAGGCAGGGATCATCACGATGTAAGTGGAACAGATTCGCCTTTCAGGGAAACGAGCAATATCTACGACGGAAGCAGGTTTACCGCCGATATGGCCATCCATAATGTGATTGGCGATAGTTTTAGGGGTGCAACCTGGGTTTCGATCCACAACGGAGGTGGCGTAGGTTGGGGCGAAGTGATAAACGGTGGTTTCGGAATGGTGCTTGATGGAACCGAACAAGCTGCTGAAAAACTGCAGAATATGCTTTTTTATGATGTAAACAATGGTATTGCCCGAAGAAGCTGGGCTCGTAATCAGGAAGCCCGTTTTGCCATTGAACGCGAAATGGAACGCACGGGTACTTTGAAAGTTACATTGCCTAACTTGGTTAATGAAGAGGTTTTGGATGGTTTGGGGATATGA
- a CDS encoding PAS domain S-box protein codes for MSQSSPLLSNDQLIEVFNHTHTATAVHVGETAIIQAANDAMLRIWGKDRRVIGKSLEDALPELKGQPFIEMFRKVWLEGLVISGRDTAADILIDGELKTFYFDFEYRAIKNDEGKTICILHTAVDVSERVLRKEAIEREQEKDEALQREQVLNEELAATVEELAATNEELVATNEELQETQETLHVLNNELELRVVERFNQLSESEKRFKTMAEGTDIFIAVGDEHGNAIYFNKPWATLTGRSMKDLLAFGWADLIHPEDRDRYLNIYLSALAEKKPFTGEFRIQTKKGDYRWLLANGPPRFHADGSFAGYISSCIDITERKLIELERLNLNKLIEASSEFIALVGLDMSIQYLNPAALRKLGWVNITNRNIVECVFPADRPAAQKLLPGVLQGINFKQEIRFWNEKTGNPFWIEWNGFAIKDQETDKITAIATVSPDITERKLYQEELQDINIEMAAANEELATTNEELAQTHEDLIQYTKKLADSEERLLQAIDTGRMGTWSIDPKTLEITVSGFVKNLLGLPPDEPAKMDVIMSAVNPDYHDILNAVLANALKNHASSDNEYPINNLITGEEKWVRATGRVFADQHGNATEYSGLFIDITEQKLDELRKNDFIGMVSHELKTPLTAINGFVQVLQRKAKKDQDNYAMIALEKTHSQIRKMTTMINGFLNVSRLESGKLLIEKINFNLDELLKETVEETYISQSSHQIILNPTCEVNINADRDKIGNVISNLISNGIKYSDNGTRIEITCKLRDAEVEIQIKDEGIGIKPEDIDRLFERYYRVKGNHTISGFGIGLYLSAEIIERHGGRIWAESEEGKGSVFHFTLPLR; via the coding sequence ATGAGTCAGTCCAGTCCGCTTTTAAGTAATGATCAACTAATAGAAGTTTTTAATCACACCCATACCGCAACGGCTGTTCACGTTGGAGAAACGGCCATTATACAGGCTGCAAATGATGCAATGCTCCGTATTTGGGGTAAAGACAGGCGTGTGATCGGAAAATCACTTGAAGATGCCCTGCCTGAATTAAAAGGCCAACCTTTTATTGAGATGTTCAGAAAAGTTTGGTTAGAAGGCCTTGTGATTTCGGGAAGGGATACTGCTGCCGACATTCTTATTGACGGTGAGCTGAAGACCTTTTATTTTGATTTTGAATATCGGGCCATAAAAAACGACGAAGGCAAGACCATCTGTATTCTACATACTGCCGTTGATGTAAGCGAGCGGGTACTGAGGAAAGAAGCGATAGAAAGGGAGCAAGAGAAGGATGAAGCATTACAGCGCGAACAGGTACTGAACGAGGAGCTTGCGGCCACAGTAGAAGAACTTGCGGCTACCAATGAAGAACTGGTGGCCACGAATGAAGAATTACAGGAAACGCAAGAAACCTTACATGTTTTAAATAATGAACTCGAATTAAGGGTTGTAGAACGGTTTAACCAGCTTTCGGAAAGCGAAAAACGCTTTAAAACCATGGCCGAGGGAACTGACATTTTTATTGCCGTTGGTGATGAGCATGGAAATGCGATTTATTTTAATAAACCCTGGGCTACCTTAACTGGCAGATCAATGAAGGATCTGCTTGCTTTTGGCTGGGCTGATCTGATCCACCCTGAAGACCGCGATAGGTATTTAAATATTTACCTTTCAGCCCTGGCAGAGAAAAAACCATTTACAGGCGAATTTAGAATCCAGACCAAAAAAGGTGATTACCGATGGTTGCTTGCCAATGGTCCACCGCGTTTCCATGCCGATGGATCTTTTGCCGGCTATATCAGCTCATGTATTGATATTACCGAAAGAAAATTAATCGAATTGGAGCGGTTAAATTTAAATAAGCTCATCGAAGCCAGTTCAGAGTTTATCGCTTTAGTCGGTTTAGATATGTCTATCCAATATTTGAACCCTGCAGCATTAAGAAAATTAGGCTGGGTTAACATTACGAACAGAAATATAGTAGAATGTGTTTTCCCTGCAGACAGACCGGCCGCCCAAAAGCTTTTACCCGGAGTTTTGCAGGGCATCAATTTTAAACAGGAAATCCGCTTCTGGAATGAAAAAACAGGAAATCCCTTTTGGATCGAATGGAATGGATTCGCTATAAAAGATCAGGAAACAGATAAAATAACCGCGATTGCTACGGTAAGTCCGGATATTACGGAACGAAAACTTTATCAGGAAGAGCTTCAGGATATCAATATCGAAATGGCGGCCGCAAATGAGGAACTGGCCACTACAAACGAAGAACTCGCTCAAACACATGAAGACCTGATCCAATATACCAAAAAATTAGCCGATAGTGAAGAAAGGCTACTTCAGGCCATTGATACCGGCAGAATGGGTACCTGGAGTATCGACCCAAAAACACTGGAAATTACCGTGTCGGGATTTGTTAAAAATTTACTCGGATTGCCACCAGATGAGCCTGCTAAAATGGATGTCATCATGAGCGCAGTCAATCCCGATTATCATGATATATTGAATGCGGTTTTAGCAAACGCCCTAAAGAATCATGCATCAAGTGATAATGAATATCCAATAAATAATTTAATTACTGGCGAAGAAAAATGGGTTAGAGCAACCGGGAGGGTATTTGCAGACCAGCATGGTAATGCGACAGAATATTCAGGTCTTTTTATTGATATCACGGAGCAAAAACTAGATGAGCTTCGAAAAAATGATTTTATCGGAATGGTGAGTCATGAATTAAAAACGCCATTAACAGCCATTAATGGCTTTGTTCAGGTTTTGCAGCGTAAGGCTAAAAAAGATCAGGACAATTATGCAATGATTGCTCTGGAAAAAACACATAGCCAGATCAGAAAGATGACCACCATGATCAATGGTTTCTTAAATGTATCACGTTTGGAATCGGGTAAGCTGCTTATCGAAAAAATTAACTTTAACTTAGATGAGTTGCTGAAAGAAACCGTCGAAGAAACTTATATCTCACAATCTTCGCATCAAATTATATTAAATCCGACCTGCGAAGTCAACATTAATGCCGATCGGGATAAAATCGGGAATGTGATTTCTAACCTGATCAGTAACGGAATAAAATACTCCGATAATGGAACGCGCATCGAAATAACCTGTAAACTACGTGATGCTGAGGTTGAAATTCAGATTAAAGATGAGGGAATAGGCATAAAACCTGAAGATATCGATAGACTTTTTGAACGTTATTACCGGGTAAAGGGTAACCATACGATCTCAGGTTTTGGCATCGGACTTTATTTAAGTGCCGAAATTATTGAGCGGCATGGTGGCAGGATATGGGCTGAAAGTGAAGAAGGTAAAGGCTCTGTGTTTCATTTTACTTTGCCTTTAAGGTAA
- a CDS encoding LysR family transcriptional regulator, whose protein sequence is MVNLEWYRSFKAIYKTGTLTGAAENLFISQPGVSLHLSSLESYVGYKLFERTGRKMIPTEKGKVLYNFIVEPLTKLEDAEKHFQKSTEKHTPTISVGMCFETFQITLEQYISTLPFNVIIRFGEYPEMLDQLDKGILDLIITPQKGNSPNVEHEAFSSENIVLVGGIETDGSTFDSLVKKKDLAGMEAWLKKQKWYGTAGDMEHLLRFWQLNFGKHADFRPNYIVPNLNSIVRCLSGGKGLAIIPDFLCKKEVEERKIKVIWEGTSKLTNTLYFGCRKNTQYASEIHIIKNLFKEVMVSI, encoded by the coding sequence ATGGTTAATTTAGAATGGTATAGAAGTTTTAAGGCGATTTATAAAACAGGAACTTTAACTGGTGCAGCAGAAAATCTGTTTATATCGCAACCTGGGGTGAGTTTGCATTTAAGTTCTTTAGAAAGTTATGTTGGCTACAAGCTGTTCGAGCGAACCGGCAGAAAAATGATCCCTACCGAAAAAGGAAAAGTATTGTATAATTTTATCGTAGAACCTTTGACTAAACTGGAGGATGCAGAAAAACATTTCCAGAAAAGTACGGAAAAACATACGCCAACAATTAGTGTAGGCATGTGTTTCGAAACTTTTCAGATTACGCTCGAGCAATATATTTCTACCCTTCCGTTTAATGTAATTATCCGTTTTGGCGAATATCCCGAAATGCTCGATCAACTGGACAAAGGCATTTTAGACCTCATTATTACCCCACAAAAAGGGAACTCGCCAAATGTGGAACATGAAGCATTTTCTTCCGAAAACATCGTTTTAGTAGGTGGAATAGAAACTGACGGAAGCACTTTTGATTCGTTAGTTAAAAAGAAAGATCTGGCAGGAATGGAAGCCTGGTTAAAAAAGCAAAAATGGTATGGTACGGCGGGCGATATGGAACACCTGTTACGTTTCTGGCAGCTTAACTTTGGCAAGCATGCCGATTTTCGCCCAAACTACATTGTACCTAATCTCAATTCAATTGTCCGTTGCTTATCTGGTGGAAAAGGCCTGGCAATTATCCCCGATTTTCTTTGCAAAAAAGAAGTTGAAGAGAGAAAAATAAAGGTTATTTGGGAAGGTACCTCAAAGCTCACCAATACTTTATACTTTGGTTGTAGAAAAAATACGCAGTATGCATCAGAAATTCACATAATCAAAAACCTTTTTAAAGAGGTTATGGTTAGTATATAG
- a CDS encoding NAD(P)H-dependent oxidoreductase, with amino-acid sequence MTKIFIINGGQKFGHSGGRFNETIANATVDFFTSMKEYQVKTTNINHDYNPKEEVEKYVWADIVIYHTPIWWFQLPHGFKKYIDVVFTEGHKKGIYVSDGRKADHPTINYGTGGMLHGRKYMVTSSWNAPKEAFTLPGEFFMETSVDEGVLFGFHRMNAFTGMERIDGIHFHDVEKNADIRSALQLYQEHLTQIFLNTAIYEHLFNSNS; translated from the coding sequence ATGACAAAAATATTCATTATTAACGGAGGACAAAAATTTGGTCATTCTGGTGGCAGGTTTAACGAGACAATAGCTAATGCAACTGTCGATTTTTTTACTTCAATGAAAGAATATCAAGTAAAAACAACCAATATCAACCACGATTATAATCCCAAGGAAGAGGTGGAGAAATATGTTTGGGCGGATATTGTAATTTACCATACCCCAATCTGGTGGTTCCAGTTGCCACATGGATTTAAAAAATATATCGATGTGGTATTTACCGAAGGTCATAAAAAAGGAATTTACGTTAGTGACGGACGTAAGGCGGATCATCCAACCATAAATTATGGTACAGGCGGCATGCTGCACGGACGGAAATATATGGTCACATCATCATGGAATGCACCAAAAGAGGCTTTTACGCTGCCTGGAGAATTTTTTATGGAAACCAGTGTGGATGAAGGCGTCTTGTTCGGTTTCCACAGAATGAATGCCTTTACCGGAATGGAACGAATAGATGGTATCCATTTTCATGATGTGGAAAAGAATGCGGATATTAGGAGTGCACTTCAATTATACCAGGAACATTTAACCCAAATTTTTTTAAATACAGCAATATATGAGCATTTATTTAACAGCAATAGTTAA
- a CDS encoding putative quinol monooxygenase: MSIYLTAIVKSKPETVNPLREVLLDMVTNSRKEEACIQYDLHEAADDLTFVFQEEWKDQAGLDLHNQQPYILAFVAKADRLTADIVIYKTEKLA, translated from the coding sequence ATGAGCATTTATTTAACAGCAATAGTTAAGAGTAAACCGGAAACGGTAAATCCGTTAAGAGAGGTTTTACTGGATATGGTAACCAATTCGAGAAAAGAAGAAGCCTGTATCCAATACGACCTGCACGAAGCTGCCGATGATTTAACCTTTGTTTTTCAGGAAGAATGGAAAGATCAGGCAGGTTTAGATCTGCACAATCAGCAGCCATATATTTTAGCCTTTGTAGCAAAAGCTGATCGGTTGACCGCTGATATCGTCATCTATAAAACAGAAAAACTGGCCTAA
- a CDS encoding DMT family transporter, whose protein sequence is MKSKINIPPIPAVLLSIISVQCGAAIAKGLFPQIGAAATASLRIGLSAVILLIAFRPNLFKFNTKQWKYVILYGVCLGVMNMVFYMAIARIPIGLGVTLEFVGPLGLAIFGSKKPVDFLWVVLAATGIVLITPWTGTGLNLAGVLLALLAGVFWAGYIILGGRISKIMKGGDAVAIGMLFAAIVILPFGIYGGGLSTLNPKLLGLGAALALLSSAIPFTLEMRVLKQLPARTFSILMSLEPAMASLAALVFLQEYLTLKECFAVAFVVIASVGSSLTAKAHQK, encoded by the coding sequence ATGAAAAGCAAAATCAATATTCCACCAATACCTGCTGTTTTACTATCCATTATTAGTGTGCAATGTGGGGCGGCAATTGCAAAAGGGCTTTTTCCACAAATTGGGGCTGCTGCAACAGCATCTTTACGGATCGGCTTATCTGCGGTAATCTTACTAATTGCCTTTAGACCAAACCTATTTAAATTTAATACTAAACAATGGAAATACGTGATCCTGTACGGTGTGTGTTTAGGAGTAATGAATATGGTTTTTTATATGGCCATCGCAAGAATTCCAATCGGTTTAGGAGTAACGTTAGAATTCGTTGGACCTTTAGGACTAGCCATTTTCGGATCGAAGAAACCTGTTGATTTTCTGTGGGTGGTACTTGCTGCTACCGGTATTGTATTGATTACACCATGGACAGGCACAGGACTTAATTTAGCTGGTGTATTGCTGGCACTATTGGCCGGCGTTTTCTGGGCAGGCTATATTATTTTGGGAGGTAGAATTTCAAAAATAATGAAGGGTGGCGATGCCGTTGCTATCGGGATGTTATTTGCTGCAATAGTCATTTTACCCTTTGGTATTTATGGTGGCGGTTTAAGCACGCTGAACCCGAAATTATTGGGTTTAGGAGCAGCACTTGCGCTGCTATCAAGCGCTATTCCCTTCACCCTGGAAATGAGAGTCCTTAAGCAGCTTCCTGCCCGGACTTTCAGTATTTTAATGAGTTTAGAGCCCGCTATGGCCTCATTGGCCGCACTCGTTTTTTTACAAGAATACCTCACATTAAAAGAGTGTTTTGCCGTGGCTTTTGTTGTAATTGCTTCAGTAGGCTCCTCGCTAACAGCTAAGGCACACCAAAAGTAA
- a CDS encoding superoxide dismutase family protein: MKKYFLSAAIAGLAFVSACTKTDKEIAQATLTETADNTKTIGTAKFYELSDGKIKMDIEMNFAARADSNVAVHFHEHGDCGNMGENTHGHWNPTKEAHGKWGSAAYHSGDIGNIMLDSKGHATLSVTTDRWSIKDGDIKNIIGRGIIVHGGTDDYTTQPTGNSGPRVGCGVIEAVK, encoded by the coding sequence ATGAAAAAATATTTTTTAAGCGCAGCCATTGCAGGCCTTGCATTTGTAAGTGCCTGTACCAAAACCGACAAAGAAATTGCCCAGGCAACATTAACCGAAACGGCTGATAATACCAAAACCATTGGAACAGCAAAATTTTACGAATTGAGCGATGGGAAAATTAAGATGGATATCGAGATGAATTTTGCTGCACGTGCTGATAGCAATGTTGCCGTCCACTTTCACGAGCATGGCGATTGCGGCAATATGGGCGAAAATACACATGGCCACTGGAATCCAACAAAAGAAGCACATGGAAAATGGGGATCTGCAGCTTACCACAGTGGCGATATTGGCAATATCATGTTAGATAGTAAAGGACATGCCACCCTTTCGGTTACTACCGATAGATGGAGCATAAAAGATGGCGATATTAAAAATATTATCGGTCGTGGAATTATTGTACATGGCGGTACAGATGATTATACCACACAACCTACCGGCAACTCCGGACCAAGAGTGGGTTGTGGTGTTATTGAAGCAGTAAAATAA
- a CDS encoding biopolymer transporter ExbD — MATLNESQSRKAVKGRSKKATPKVDLTAMVDLMFLLTTFFMLTTTLSQLNAADIAKPDKTDINITANYPESRTMTIVLGKDNKAVSYMGTIEKANMKVIPMASLQKEIASNKLLVAATHQNNPSKYMIVIIKPGKTAKFQNFVDAVDEMKIADIKSYSIDDDHFAGKELSFMKNNNL, encoded by the coding sequence ATGGCAACTCTAAACGAATCTCAAAGCCGCAAGGCTGTAAAGGGAAGATCCAAAAAAGCAACACCAAAGGTAGATCTTACTGCAATGGTAGACCTGATGTTCTTATTAACCACATTTTTTATGCTCACCACAACGTTGAGCCAATTAAATGCTGCAGATATTGCTAAGCCAGATAAAACGGATATTAATATAACAGCAAATTATCCCGAATCGCGCACCATGACCATTGTACTGGGTAAAGATAACAAGGCCGTTTCTTATATGGGGACTATTGAAAAAGCCAACATGAAAGTGATCCCTATGGCAAGTCTCCAAAAGGAAATTGCTTCGAATAAGCTATTGGTGGCAGCTACCCATCAGAACAATCCATCAAAGTATATGATCGTGATCATCAAACCGGGTAAAACAGCTAAATTCCAGAATTTTGTAGATGCAGTTGATGAAATGAAAATTGCAGATATTAAATCTTACAGCATAGACGATGATCATTTCGCCGGGAAAGAGTTGTCGTTTATGAAAAATAACAACCTTTAA